A window of Fibrobacter sp. UWB11 contains these coding sequences:
- a CDS encoding FISUMP domain-containing protein, whose product MHISQRASRKALFSACLILPFFMYACGGDSGSSAAENDNDIEEDDEDNLGGENFKDTSITATTYNSNVGVVSIIKDEILDVKSGNSYKTIQFGPYTWMAENANYKVSRSACYDEDTDNCKKLGRLYQNSNASQACPSGFKIPSEADFKYIVRFASNITNRDFGFNPQMSGYCETVNGELQCSRGGKEAYYQTSDFNIFRVNGNGKYDFPEANYSAYYALRCVKVSHFVETEKQLPICDSTTYNSLSNFYIASKGYNYRCNRKKWVEADDNNSCPSAERGEKHYYKDTLFVCRGTWQYATMNDVDASCTIKNQWEVRKLNGQSYICDDSTWRKPSTIETAIGLCNLDSLKKTKAYIDDDDTTGYICDSTGWRKTVLIDSIGTCTAKNQWALKINYGKKYICDDSTWRKPSTIEDSIGLCTPDSLKKMKTLKTKSDSTHYFCDTTGWRKAVLIDSIGQCTKDRQWEQKKNYSKNYLCRDSSWRKATAREDSIGFCIPSKNGKIDSLKSSSSYESYYCDSTSWRSTVLADFHGTCDSTKFYSTVEYKGSTYACRTTKSWTTLSSTEKNLGVCTPKIYGKIDSLKSSGTSYICDSTGWRSIVLEDVAGKCDSTKFYNTVEYKGSSYACRTTNKWTTLSSTEKSIGICMPKIYDKIDTIKSSGTSYICDTTGWRTATVYDYYGACDSTKLYTSKTVSGITYGCQNAKSWEKLTHPTTVFGFCTPKLKGTLKADSTNKIYICDSLWRVATKDEVLGVCEEDNEGLEKTYSSIKYACINKEWRTYTSLEKSIGLCYKGTLGKIASDNNVTYICKEDGWKKYAIEDAYGKCTNSIKGKIVEFGNETYGCAGYYWRKLDSLDLTFGMCLERDEHKIYEYNGNHYFCDDDEWEIAPYWNVLEKCTKAIEGKIVKYREKQYYCSQPEGWQEYDTLDKELGKCDSKSYGISKVYNGYNYGCVTENGNDSKRHKWRKENDLDKALGFCYGNTYDWTVYEGKDYVCNDDGEWYTASSLWAMYSICDDRFPARLGKTVGFKGQHYYCNVDMEPSNSKTDGWYALQPIDSIKGPCYFNKLGDTLTFEGKYYYCGKNTSKVYRWIPATKMTEYYGKCTSSNDGVTVSFEGSHYQCNDGLWHRDPTDYVSITDSRDGKQYKTIKIGTQEWMAENLKYEVEGSWCGGNLNGCVKYGRLYSWDMTMGLPKNYNPTLVDIENPENHQGICPDGWRVPSSTDWATLLKECSVAELRTTLTGYDSEHTDFCGFTAIPTGYENVKQTNNTNYTEELSSIGSEIAFWSSEQNDKDFATAASLSVKTNITNPLYSRLKRNGYSIRCIKSGSN is encoded by the coding sequence ATGCACATTTCACAACGTGCATCCAGGAAGGCGCTGTTTTCAGCGTGTTTAATTCTTCCATTTTTCATGTACGCTTGCGGTGGCGACAGCGGCAGCAGCGCGGCAGAAAACGACAACGACATTGAAGAAGATGACGAAGACAACCTCGGTGGTGAAAATTTCAAAGATACCTCCATTACCGCCACTACTTACAATTCCAATGTCGGTGTTGTAAGCATCATCAAAGACGAAATTTTAGACGTAAAAAGCGGTAATTCCTACAAAACAATCCAATTCGGCCCTTACACATGGATGGCCGAAAACGCCAACTACAAAGTTTCCCGCAGCGCCTGCTATGACGAAGATACGGACAACTGCAAAAAACTCGGGCGCCTGTATCAAAACTCGAACGCCTCCCAAGCATGCCCAAGCGGTTTCAAAATTCCATCAGAAGCCGACTTCAAGTACATCGTCCGTTTCGCAAGCAACATCACCAACCGCGATTTCGGATTCAATCCGCAAATGTCCGGCTACTGCGAAACCGTAAATGGCGAACTCCAGTGCAGCCGTGGAGGCAAAGAAGCATACTACCAAACCTCCGATTTCAATATTTTCAGAGTCAACGGTAATGGCAAATACGATTTCCCTGAAGCCAATTACAGCGCCTATTACGCTCTCCGTTGCGTAAAAGTTTCGCACTTTGTCGAAACCGAAAAGCAACTCCCCATTTGCGATTCCACCACATACAATAGCCTCAGCAACTTCTACATTGCAAGCAAAGGATACAACTACCGTTGCAACAGAAAAAAATGGGTCGAGGCCGACGACAACAATTCCTGCCCTTCCGCGGAACGTGGCGAGAAGCATTACTACAAAGACACCTTATTCGTTTGCCGAGGCACATGGCAATACGCAACGATGAACGATGTAGATGCCAGCTGCACCATAAAAAATCAGTGGGAAGTCCGTAAGCTGAACGGACAAAGCTACATCTGCGACGATTCCACCTGGCGCAAGCCCTCCACCATCGAAACCGCCATCGGGCTTTGCAATCTCGACAGTTTAAAGAAGACAAAAGCCTACATCGACGATGACGACACCACAGGTTACATCTGTGATTCTACAGGTTGGCGCAAGACCGTGCTTATCGACTCCATTGGCACATGTACTGCCAAAAATCAATGGGCACTCAAAATAAACTACGGGAAAAAATACATCTGCGATGATTCCACTTGGCGTAAGCCCAGCACCATCGAAGATTCCATCGGGCTTTGCACTCCTGACAGCCTGAAGAAAATGAAAACCTTGAAAACCAAGTCGGATTCCACGCATTACTTCTGCGACACAACCGGCTGGCGCAAGGCAGTACTCATTGACTCCATCGGCCAGTGCACCAAAGACAGGCAATGGGAGCAAAAGAAAAATTACAGCAAGAACTACCTCTGTAGGGATTCCAGCTGGCGTAAAGCAACCGCCCGCGAAGATTCCATCGGATTCTGCATTCCGAGCAAAAACGGCAAAATCGATTCACTCAAGAGTTCCAGCAGCTACGAATCTTACTATTGCGATTCCACAAGCTGGCGCAGCACCGTCTTGGCGGACTTCCATGGCACCTGCGATTCCACAAAGTTCTACAGCACCGTTGAATACAAAGGAAGCACCTATGCTTGCCGCACCACAAAATCGTGGACAACTTTGAGTAGCACCGAAAAGAATCTTGGCGTTTGCACCCCAAAGATTTACGGTAAAATCGACTCCTTAAAATCTAGCGGTACAAGCTACATTTGCGATTCCACAGGTTGGCGCAGCATTGTCTTGGAAGATGTCGCCGGGAAATGCGATTCGACCAAGTTCTATAACACCGTCGAATACAAAGGAAGCTCTTACGCTTGCCGCACCACAAACAAATGGACAACCCTAAGCAGCACCGAAAAAAGCATCGGCATTTGCATGCCCAAGATTTACGACAAAATTGACACCATAAAATCAAGTGGAACAAGTTACATCTGCGATACCACAGGTTGGCGAACAGCGACTGTTTATGACTATTACGGTGCATGCGATTCCACAAAACTCTATACATCAAAGACAGTCAGCGGAATTACATACGGCTGCCAAAATGCCAAATCTTGGGAAAAGCTCACGCACCCCACAACGGTATTCGGATTCTGCACGCCCAAACTTAAAGGCACCTTGAAAGCAGACAGCACAAACAAGATTTACATTTGCGACTCGCTTTGGAGAGTAGCAACAAAAGACGAAGTTCTCGGCGTATGCGAAGAAGACAACGAAGGCCTCGAAAAAACTTACAGTTCCATCAAGTACGCCTGCATCAACAAGGAATGGCGCACCTACACAAGTCTAGAGAAATCTATAGGCCTGTGCTACAAAGGAACATTGGGCAAAATAGCATCCGACAATAACGTCACCTACATCTGCAAAGAAGACGGATGGAAAAAATACGCCATCGAAGATGCTTATGGAAAATGCACTAATTCTATAAAGGGAAAGATTGTCGAATTCGGAAATGAAACGTACGGCTGTGCGGGCTATTACTGGAGAAAACTGGACTCCCTTGATTTAACCTTCGGCATGTGTCTAGAAAGAGATGAACACAAAATATACGAATACAATGGAAACCACTATTTTTGCGACGACGATGAATGGGAAATCGCACCTTATTGGAACGTTCTCGAAAAATGTACCAAGGCCATAGAAGGGAAAATTGTAAAATACCGCGAAAAACAATACTATTGCTCCCAGCCCGAAGGCTGGCAAGAATACGACACGCTTGATAAAGAACTTGGAAAGTGCGATTCCAAAAGTTATGGAATAAGCAAAGTCTATAACGGATATAATTACGGTTGCGTCACTGAAAATGGTAATGACTCAAAACGTCATAAATGGCGAAAAGAGAACGATTTGGACAAAGCTTTAGGATTCTGCTACGGGAATACATATGATTGGACGGTTTACGAGGGAAAAGATTACGTATGCAATGATGACGGAGAGTGGTACACAGCCTCATCTCTTTGGGCCATGTATTCTATCTGCGATGACAGATTTCCCGCAAGACTCGGTAAAACAGTAGGCTTTAAAGGTCAGCACTATTATTGCAATGTCGATATGGAACCATCCAATTCAAAAACTGATGGCTGGTACGCATTACAACCCATCGATAGCATCAAAGGCCCCTGCTACTTCAACAAACTTGGCGACACATTGACTTTTGAAGGGAAATATTATTATTGCGGTAAAAACACTTCTAAAGTTTACAGATGGATTCCTGCAACCAAGATGACCGAATATTACGGCAAATGCACATCATCCAACGACGGCGTAACCGTTTCATTTGAAGGTAGCCATTACCAATGCAACGATGGTCTATGGCATAGAGATCCAACCGACTATGTATCCATAACAGACTCCAGAGACGGAAAGCAATACAAGACCATCAAAATTGGTACACAAGAATGGATGGCCGAAAACTTGAAGTACGAAGTTGAAGGCAGCTGGTGCGGCGGAAACCTCAATGGATGCGTCAAGTATGGCCGCCTATACAGCTGGGACATGACCATGGGTCTTCCAAAAAATTACAACCCAACTCTAGTAGACATCGAAAATCCTGAAAATCATCAAGGTATTTGCCCTGACGGATGGCGCGTACCCTCAAGTACAGATTGGGCAACACTGTTAAAAGAATGCAGCGTAGCCGAACTCAGAACAACTCTTACAGGATACGATTCTGAACATACCGATTTCTGCGGATTCACAGCAATACCGACGGGTTACGAAAACGTTAAACAAACAAACAATACTAACTACACAGAAGAACTCAGTTCCATCGGTAGCGAAATTGCTTTCTGGAGTTCAGAACAGAACGACAAGGACTTCGCAACAGCGGCATCACTCTCCGTGAAAACCAATATCACAAACCCGTTATATTCAAGGCTTAAGAGAAACGGCTACTCCATCCGTTGCATAAAATCGGGTTCTAATTAA
- a CDS encoding FISUMP domain-containing protein: MHISQRSFQKAFFSLCLILPFYISACGSDDGSNATSPTTNEDDDDNLGGDAFKDTSITGTQYNSNAGIVNIIKSEILDEKSGKTYKTIQFGPYTWMAENANYKIFRSACYDEDTDNCKIYGRLYQSSSASQACPSGFKVPTEADFKYMVSFTNNIADPAFGFDPQMSGFCETVNGELQCSRGGKEAYYQTSDFNIFRANSKGKYDFPDANYSAYYALRCMKVSHFVENDKQLPICDSTTYSNLSEFFVASKGSNYRCNRKKWVEADDNSCPSSERGEKHYYKDSLYICNYSWELATMNDVDASCTKKNQWEVRKLNGQSYICDESTWRKPSSIESAIGLCTPDSINKMKSEINKGDTTDYVCDSTGWRKAVLIDYIGPCDSSKYYTVKKHQDTSYACRTTKTWTTLNSTEKEIGVCTPKQKGKIDSIMTKNDTTHYYCDSTSWRKATLVELFGKCDSTKYFSTVKFEKTTYACRKNNNWEKVTSVEDSLGFCTPDKKGKLDTIGTSSYYYCDDSGWRKAVADDYLGVCDSTFKYKMKYLWGNDYGCKDGPKWEYLEYPESDLGYCVPEFKGLVRIDRYATSYICDTKWRTATKAEALGTCSDENEGKKDGFKENNKTTWYVCAFDSWREKTTQDDSLGVCTKQKLKKTGKVGSTEYICTKTGWVIPTLVLVHDSCTAEREKELVQYQNKTYVCRSKRWTEVTGIESINGLCTTERENESTTYQEKLYVCRNEKWTQATDLEVEDGICTTKREGKIVVYSSTNTIYQCKSQTWTSITAATALGNCTETNKGETKTLDKVDFFCSQNKTWKVVTDLYKQFGECTCDTRGKTVTLKGDKYGCIGTRNCANPTWVKYTPVIEALGLCDAYDSKLKWGVYNGTDYICRTNYSEWETASTEWGNYGRCNELNSSLYGTFIGAEGQRAYCDEGLFSSYFDDGWYVLTALDSVDGVCTKKRVNDTISYQGVSYYCKTKKAEHYTEGYAWIPAPSPDVFFGACNLAKEGSKGIMNGKNFICYDGVWIRAPADYGSITDARDGKKYKTIKIGKQEWLAENLNYNVDGSWCGGTQNGCETFGRLYSWNMAVGLPKNNNPSIVDIPDPDSHQGICPSGWRLPTTIDWNQLLQECSPADLRKDLAKTDSANTDICGFSALPAGYINIFYRNGIDYTEELTISNYNDNRFFWSSEQMTDSTAMKLYFTSNRTSNNGFNQEMKKNGLAVRCIKK, encoded by the coding sequence ATGCACATTTCGCAACGATCTTTTCAAAAAGCATTCTTTTCTTTATGCCTTATTCTTCCATTTTACATAAGCGCTTGCGGTAGCGATGATGGCAGCAACGCGACATCGCCTACAACAAATGAAGATGACGACGACAACCTCGGAGGTGACGCATTCAAGGACACCTCCATTACAGGCACACAATACAATTCCAACGCCGGCATCGTAAACATCATCAAGAGTGAAATTCTCGACGAAAAAAGCGGAAAGACTTATAAAACAATCCAGTTCGGTCCATACACTTGGATGGCCGAAAATGCGAACTACAAGATTTTCCGCAGCGCCTGTTACGATGAAGATACTGACAACTGCAAAATTTATGGTCGCCTGTACCAAAGTTCGAGCGCCTCCCAAGCGTGTCCAAGCGGTTTTAAAGTACCCACGGAAGCCGACTTCAAATATATGGTCAGCTTTACAAACAATATCGCCGACCCTGCTTTCGGATTCGATCCGCAAATGTCCGGCTTCTGCGAAACGGTAAACGGAGAACTCCAATGCAGTCGCGGTGGCAAAGAAGCCTACTACCAGACCTCCGATTTCAATATTTTCAGAGCCAACAGCAAAGGCAAATACGATTTTCCCGACGCCAACTACAGCGCCTATTACGCACTCCGCTGCATGAAGGTATCGCACTTCGTCGAAAACGACAAGCAGCTCCCCATTTGCGATTCCACCACATACAGCAACCTCAGCGAATTCTTCGTTGCAAGCAAGGGCTCCAACTACCGCTGCAACAGAAAGAAATGGGTCGAAGCTGATGACAATTCCTGCCCATCTTCGGAACGCGGCGAAAAGCACTACTACAAAGACTCATTGTACATTTGCAACTACTCCTGGGAACTTGCAACCATGAACGATGTAGACGCAAGTTGCACCAAGAAAAATCAATGGGAAGTGCGGAAACTGAACGGTCAAAGCTATATCTGCGATGAATCCACTTGGCGCAAGCCCTCCTCCATCGAATCCGCCATCGGGCTCTGCACTCCAGACAGCATAAATAAGATGAAGTCCGAAATAAACAAGGGCGATACCACGGATTACGTCTGCGATTCTACAGGTTGGCGCAAAGCCGTACTCATAGACTACATTGGTCCATGTGATTCGAGCAAATACTATACCGTTAAAAAACACCAAGACACATCTTACGCTTGCCGCACTACAAAAACATGGACGACATTGAACAGCACCGAAAAAGAAATCGGTGTCTGCACGCCAAAACAAAAGGGCAAAATCGACTCCATCATGACGAAAAACGATACAACGCACTATTACTGCGATTCAACCAGTTGGCGCAAAGCTACTTTAGTTGAATTATTCGGCAAATGCGACAGCACCAAATATTTCAGCACCGTCAAATTCGAAAAAACAACTTACGCCTGCCGCAAGAACAACAACTGGGAAAAAGTGACAAGCGTCGAAGATAGTCTCGGTTTTTGCACTCCGGATAAAAAAGGAAAACTGGACACGATTGGAACAAGCTCCTATTACTACTGTGACGATTCCGGTTGGCGTAAAGCTGTTGCCGATGATTACCTTGGCGTATGCGATTCCACGTTCAAGTACAAAATGAAGTACCTGTGGGGTAACGATTACGGTTGCAAGGACGGCCCCAAATGGGAATACCTCGAATATCCCGAAAGCGACCTCGGCTATTGCGTTCCTGAATTCAAAGGATTAGTCAGAATTGACCGATACGCAACAAGCTACATTTGCGATACCAAGTGGCGCACAGCAACAAAGGCTGAAGCTCTCGGGACATGTTCAGACGAAAACGAAGGTAAAAAAGACGGATTCAAAGAAAACAACAAAACGACTTGGTATGTCTGCGCCTTCGACAGCTGGCGCGAAAAAACAACACAAGACGATTCCCTTGGTGTTTGCACAAAGCAAAAGTTGAAGAAAACAGGCAAAGTCGGCTCTACGGAATATATCTGTACAAAAACCGGCTGGGTCATCCCGACGCTTGTTCTCGTACACGATTCTTGCACTGCAGAACGAGAAAAAGAACTCGTACAGTACCAGAACAAGACCTACGTATGCCGAAGCAAGAGATGGACTGAAGTCACCGGTATTGAATCCATAAATGGATTGTGCACCACGGAACGCGAAAACGAGTCTACCACGTACCAAGAAAAGCTCTATGTCTGCCGTAACGAGAAATGGACACAAGCCACAGACCTCGAAGTAGAAGACGGAATTTGCACCACCAAAAGAGAAGGCAAAATTGTCGTTTACTCATCGACAAACACCATATACCAATGCAAGTCTCAAACATGGACATCTATCACAGCAGCAACAGCTCTGGGCAACTGCACCGAAACCAACAAAGGTGAAACCAAGACACTCGACAAAGTCGATTTCTTCTGCTCTCAAAATAAGACATGGAAAGTTGTCACAGATCTTTATAAGCAATTCGGAGAATGCACCTGCGACACCCGAGGCAAAACCGTTACACTCAAAGGCGATAAATATGGGTGTATCGGGACAAGGAATTGCGCAAACCCGACCTGGGTTAAATATACCCCAGTAATTGAAGCTTTAGGGTTATGCGACGCTTATGATTCTAAATTGAAATGGGGCGTTTATAACGGAACAGATTACATCTGTAGAACAAATTATTCAGAATGGGAAACAGCCTCAACTGAATGGGGCAACTATGGTCGTTGCAATGAACTAAATTCATCATTATACGGAACTTTTATCGGAGCCGAAGGGCAACGCGCCTATTGTGATGAAGGACTATTCAGTTCATACTTTGATGATGGCTGGTACGTACTCACAGCACTAGACTCGGTCGATGGCGTTTGCACGAAAAAAAGAGTTAATGATACTATATCCTACCAAGGTGTTTCATACTATTGCAAAACGAAAAAGGCAGAACACTACACAGAAGGCTACGCCTGGATACCAGCACCATCTCCCGATGTTTTCTTTGGTGCATGTAACCTTGCGAAAGAAGGCAGCAAAGGAATAATGAACGGGAAAAACTTTATTTGCTACGATGGTGTTTGGATTAGAGCCCCTGCCGATTACGGTTCCATCACAGACGCTAGAGACGGGAAAAAATACAAGACCATCAAAATAGGCAAGCAAGAATGGTTGGCAGAAAACCTGAATTACAATGTCGATGGAAGCTGGTGCGGAGGCACTCAAAACGGATGCGAGACTTTCGGACGCCTTTACAGCTGGAACATGGCTGTAGGGCTCCCTAAAAACAACAATCCAAGCATTGTAGACATTCCTGATCCTGATTCACATCAAGGCATTTGCCCTAGCGGGTGGAGGCTACCGACAACCATCGATTGGAATCAATTGCTTCAAGAATGCAGTCCCGCCGATCTCCGCAAGGATCTTGCCAAAACCGACTCCGCAAACACGGACATCTGTGGTTTTTCAGCATTACCAGCAGGCTACATCAACATTTTTTACAGAAATGGAATTGACTACACAGAAGAACTCACAATCAGTAATTACAACGATAACCGATTCTTCTGGAGCTCTGAACAAATGACAGATTCAACGGCAATGAAATTGTATTTCACAAGCAACAGGACTTCAAACAACGGTTTCAATCAAGAGATGAAAAAAAATGGTCTTGCAGTCCGCTGCATAAAGAAATAA